From the genome of Opisthocomus hoazin isolate bOpiHoa1 chromosome 8, bOpiHoa1.hap1, whole genome shotgun sequence, one region includes:
- the IRAK4 gene encoding interleukin-1 receptor-associated kinase 4 isoform X2, whose product MGRSPTCELLYDWGTSNCTVGDLVDLLIRNQFLAPASLLLPEAVRMAQEVTLPLSSQETLPIHQKQLPIQEKEVASAKPVLPQSTEKQHSAPSYLSQENSSSQSGNTDFHNFWFHDLESVTNNFDARPESVGGNKLGEGGFGVVFKGYINGRNVAIKKLVAMVDVSVQELKQQFDQEIKTMAKCQHENLVELLGFSSDGAQPCLVYEYMPNGSLLDRLACLDGTPPISWNTRCKIVQGTANGINFLHENNHIHRDIKSANILLTDTYMPKISDFGLARASVTFTHTIMTERIVGTAAYMAPEALRGEITPKSDIFSFGVVLLEVITGLPPVDEKRDPQLLLSIKDEIEDEEATIEDYVDEKMSDWDAPSVHKMYSVANQCLNEKKTRRPDIKRVQQHLQEIKT is encoded by the exons ATGGGAAGGAGCCCCACGTGTGAATTGCTTTATGACTGGGGAACATCAAACTGCACTGTTGGTGATCTTGTGGATCTGCTGATTAGGAATCAATTCCTAGCACCAGCAAGCCTTTTGCTTCCAG AAGCTGTAAGGATGGCACAAGAAGTTACATTACCTCTTTCTTCACAGGAAACCTTGCCCATACATCAGAAACAACTGCCTATACAGGAAAAAGAAGTGGCATCTGCAAAGCCTGTTTTACCTCAGAGCACTGAGAAGCAACATTCCGCTCCTTCCTACTTAAGTCAAGAAAATAGCAGCTCACAGTCTGGCAACACAG ATTTCCATAATTTTTGGTTTCATGACTTGGAAAGTGTTACAAATAATTTTGATGCACGACCAGAATCAGTTGGAGGTAATAAACTGGGAGAAGGTGGCTTTGGCGTTGTGTTCAAAGGCTACATCAACGGCAGAAATGTGGCTATTAAGAAGCTCGTTGCT ATGGTTGATGTTAGTGTTCAGGAGTTGAAACAGCAATTTGATCAAGAAATAAAAACGATGGCAAA GTGTCAGCATGAGAATCTAGTAGAATTGCTTGGTTTCTCAAGTGATGGTGCTCAGCCCTGTCTGGTGTATGAATACATGCCCAATGGTTCATTGCTTGACAGGCTTGCTTGTCTG GATGGCACTCCACCAATTTCTTGGAATACAAGATGTAAAATTGTTCAAGGTACAGCAAATGGCATCAACTTTTTGCATGAAAATAATCATATTCACAGAGATATTAAAAG TGCAAACATCTTACTAACTGATACGTATATGCCCAAAATTTCCGACTTTGGACTTGCAAGAGCTTCTGTAACGTTCACACACACAATCATGACTGAAAGAATTGTTGGAACAGCAGCCTATATGGCACCTGAAGCTCTGCGAGGAGAGATAACACCTAAGTCTGATATCTTCAGTTTTGGAGTA gtcTTACTAGAAGTAATAACAGGTCTTCCTCCAGTAGATGAAAAGCGGGACCCACAGTTACTG TTAAGTATCAAAGATGAAATCGAGGATGAGGAAGCAACTATTGAGGATTATGTTGATGAAAAGATGAGCGACTGGGATGCACCTTCAGTTCATAAAATGTATTCAGTTGCAAATCAGTGTCTGAATGAGAAAAAAACCAGAAGGCCAGACATTAAGAGG GTCCAACAGCATTTACAAGAGATAAAAACTTGA
- the IRAK4 gene encoding interleukin-1 receptor-associated kinase 4 isoform X1 — protein sequence MSEPVTASTYVRRLGYGLVRRLADFIDPQEGWKKLAMDITDPSGEGRYNQMHIRRFEAFVQMGRSPTCELLYDWGTSNCTVGDLVDLLIRNQFLAPASLLLPEAVRMAQEVTLPLSSQETLPIHQKQLPIQEKEVASAKPVLPQSTEKQHSAPSYLSQENSSSQSGNTDFHNFWFHDLESVTNNFDARPESVGGNKLGEGGFGVVFKGYINGRNVAIKKLVAMVDVSVQELKQQFDQEIKTMAKCQHENLVELLGFSSDGAQPCLVYEYMPNGSLLDRLACLDGTPPISWNTRCKIVQGTANGINFLHENNHIHRDIKSANILLTDTYMPKISDFGLARASVTFTHTIMTERIVGTAAYMAPEALRGEITPKSDIFSFGVVLLEVITGLPPVDEKRDPQLLLSIKDEIEDEEATIEDYVDEKMSDWDAPSVHKMYSVANQCLNEKKTRRPDIKRVQQHLQEIKT from the exons ATGAGCGAGCCGGTGACGGCCTCGACGTACGTGCGCCGCCTTGGCTACGGGCTGGTGAGGCGGCTGGCGGACTTCATCGACCCgcaggaggggtggaagaagcTGGCGATGGATATCACCGACCCCTCCGGTGAAGGCAGATACAACCAGATGCACATCAG GAGGTTTGAAGCATTTGTACAAATGGGAAGGAGCCCCACGTGTGAATTGCTTTATGACTGGGGAACATCAAACTGCACTGTTGGTGATCTTGTGGATCTGCTGATTAGGAATCAATTCCTAGCACCAGCAAGCCTTTTGCTTCCAG AAGCTGTAAGGATGGCACAAGAAGTTACATTACCTCTTTCTTCACAGGAAACCTTGCCCATACATCAGAAACAACTGCCTATACAGGAAAAAGAAGTGGCATCTGCAAAGCCTGTTTTACCTCAGAGCACTGAGAAGCAACATTCCGCTCCTTCCTACTTAAGTCAAGAAAATAGCAGCTCACAGTCTGGCAACACAG ATTTCCATAATTTTTGGTTTCATGACTTGGAAAGTGTTACAAATAATTTTGATGCACGACCAGAATCAGTTGGAGGTAATAAACTGGGAGAAGGTGGCTTTGGCGTTGTGTTCAAAGGCTACATCAACGGCAGAAATGTGGCTATTAAGAAGCTCGTTGCT ATGGTTGATGTTAGTGTTCAGGAGTTGAAACAGCAATTTGATCAAGAAATAAAAACGATGGCAAA GTGTCAGCATGAGAATCTAGTAGAATTGCTTGGTTTCTCAAGTGATGGTGCTCAGCCCTGTCTGGTGTATGAATACATGCCCAATGGTTCATTGCTTGACAGGCTTGCTTGTCTG GATGGCACTCCACCAATTTCTTGGAATACAAGATGTAAAATTGTTCAAGGTACAGCAAATGGCATCAACTTTTTGCATGAAAATAATCATATTCACAGAGATATTAAAAG TGCAAACATCTTACTAACTGATACGTATATGCCCAAAATTTCCGACTTTGGACTTGCAAGAGCTTCTGTAACGTTCACACACACAATCATGACTGAAAGAATTGTTGGAACAGCAGCCTATATGGCACCTGAAGCTCTGCGAGGAGAGATAACACCTAAGTCTGATATCTTCAGTTTTGGAGTA gtcTTACTAGAAGTAATAACAGGTCTTCCTCCAGTAGATGAAAAGCGGGACCCACAGTTACTG TTAAGTATCAAAGATGAAATCGAGGATGAGGAAGCAACTATTGAGGATTATGTTGATGAAAAGATGAGCGACTGGGATGCACCTTCAGTTCATAAAATGTATTCAGTTGCAAATCAGTGTCTGAATGAGAAAAAAACCAGAAGGCCAGACATTAAGAGG GTCCAACAGCATTTACAAGAGATAAAAACTTGA